In Neorhizobium sp. NCHU2750, a single genomic region encodes these proteins:
- a CDS encoding SDR family oxidoreductase: MTKLLVTGATGKLGRAVLHHLLETSAVPTTDVIAASRDPSKLADLAAKGIETRKADFADEAGLAAAFAGVDRLLIISTDDLVTPGGRLKQHKAAVAAAAKAGVKHILYTSMPNPDKSLVSFASDHLGTEEAVKATGIPYTILRNAWYDDNYLMSMPHNLATGTWYTAMGSGKVSNISRDDCARAAAAALAKPLAGSVTLTLTGSETLGAEEIAALVSKAAGKPLAVVQLTDEQLAGGMTSAGLPDFLVKMLVSADANIRAGNFDLVTGDFETLTGAKPQLLSAYLEGQKSALLASH; the protein is encoded by the coding sequence ATGACCAAACTCCTCGTCACCGGTGCTACCGGCAAGCTTGGCCGCGCAGTCCTCCATCACCTTCTGGAGACATCCGCGGTCCCGACCACGGATGTCATCGCCGCAAGCCGGGATCCGTCGAAGCTTGCCGACCTTGCCGCCAAGGGCATCGAAACCCGCAAGGCGGATTTCGCCGATGAGGCCGGCCTTGCCGCAGCCTTTGCCGGCGTTGACCGGCTGCTGATCATCTCGACCGACGATCTCGTCACCCCCGGCGGCCGTCTGAAGCAGCACAAGGCGGCTGTTGCAGCCGCAGCCAAGGCAGGCGTAAAGCACATTCTCTACACGTCCATGCCCAACCCGGACAAATCGCTGGTCTCGTTCGCCTCGGATCATCTTGGCACCGAGGAAGCGGTCAAGGCGACCGGTATCCCCTACACCATCCTGCGCAACGCCTGGTATGACGACAATTATCTGATGTCGATGCCGCACAATCTGGCCACTGGCACGTGGTATACGGCCATGGGCTCCGGCAAGGTTTCAAATATCAGCCGCGATGACTGCGCTCGTGCCGCCGCCGCAGCCCTTGCCAAGCCACTGGCCGGCAGCGTCACCCTGACGCTCACCGGCTCTGAAACCCTTGGGGCGGAAGAGATTGCAGCTCTCGTATCGAAGGCCGCCGGCAAGCCGCTCGCCGTCGTGCAACTCACCGACGAACAACTGGCCGGTGGCATGACCTCTGCCGGCCTTCCCGATTTCCTCGTAAAGATGCTGGTCTCGGCCGATGCCAATATCCGCGCCGGCAATTTCGACCTAGTCACGGGCGATTTCGAGACCCTCACCGGAGCCAAGCCGCAACTGCTGTCAGCCTATCTGGAAGGCCAGAAGAGCGCCCTGCTCGCCAGCCATTGA
- the ilvC gene encoding ketol-acid reductoisomerase, giving the protein MRVYYDRDADINLIKSKKVAIIGYGSQGRAHALNLKDSGAQNVAIALKAGSATAKKAEADGFKVMTVAEAAAWADLMMMATPDELQADIYKAEIAGNIRDGAAIAFAHGLNVHFGLIEPKASVDVVMIAPKGPGHTVRGEYQKGGGVPCLVAIHQNASGNALDLALSYACGVGGGRSGIIETSFKEECETDLFGEQVVLCGGLVELIRAGFETLVEGGYAPEMAYFECLHEVKLIVDLIYEGGIANMNYSISNTAEWGEYVTGPRIITEETKAEMKRVLKDIQTGKFTSDWMQEYRSGAARFKGIRRMNDAHQIEEVGAKLRGMMPWIGKNKLVDKAVN; this is encoded by the coding sequence ATGCGCGTTTATTATGATCGGGATGCCGACATCAATCTCATCAAGTCGAAGAAGGTCGCCATCATCGGCTACGGCTCCCAGGGTCGCGCCCATGCGCTGAACCTTAAGGATAGCGGTGCCCAGAACGTGGCCATCGCGCTCAAGGCCGGTTCGGCAACCGCCAAGAAGGCCGAAGCCGACGGCTTCAAGGTCATGACGGTTGCGGAAGCCGCCGCATGGGCCGACCTGATGATGATGGCGACGCCTGACGAACTGCAGGCCGATATCTACAAGGCAGAGATCGCCGGCAATATCCGTGACGGCGCAGCGATCGCCTTCGCCCACGGCCTCAATGTTCATTTCGGCCTGATCGAGCCGAAGGCGTCCGTCGACGTCGTGATGATCGCGCCGAAGGGCCCCGGCCACACGGTTCGCGGCGAGTACCAGAAGGGCGGCGGCGTTCCCTGCCTCGTTGCCATTCATCAGAACGCTTCCGGCAATGCGCTTGATCTGGCTCTCTCCTACGCCTGCGGCGTTGGCGGCGGTCGTTCGGGCATCATCGAGACCTCGTTCAAGGAAGAATGCGAAACCGACCTGTTCGGCGAGCAGGTGGTTCTCTGCGGCGGTCTGGTCGAGCTCATCCGCGCCGGTTTCGAAACGCTGGTCGAAGGCGGTTATGCGCCGGAAATGGCTTATTTCGAATGCCTGCACGAAGTGAAGCTGATCGTCGACCTGATCTATGAAGGCGGCATCGCCAACATGAACTACTCGATCTCCAACACGGCAGAGTGGGGCGAATACGTCACCGGCCCGCGCATCATCACGGAAGAAACCAAGGCCGAGATGAAGCGCGTCCTCAAGGACATCCAGACCGGCAAGTTCACCTCCGACTGGATGCAGGAATACCGTTCGGGTGCTGCCCGCTTCAAGGGCATCCGCCGCATGAACGACGCCCACCAGATCGAGGAAGTCGGCGCCAAGCTGCGCGGCATGATGCCGTGGATCGGCAAGAACAAGCTGGTCGACAAGGCCGTCAACTAA
- a CDS encoding TetR/AcrR family transcriptional regulator C-terminal domain-containing protein, which yields MRPDSAEAPQFSSRQNEVLEQALRLLVEGGDKALTTSGLARAASCSKESLYKWFGDRDGLLAAMIAYQASKVRTTERSGEKLTDEVLKQRLDQFARDLLEVLAGDVSLALNRLAIGQTSRDGSKLGKLLVEHGRGQIDRRAMALIDAGKRAGLLRFDNADAAYHTFYGLIVSDLHVRMLLGEPGLRDNARQAERAVDAFLSLHGATQKSAETYRVSAGR from the coding sequence GTGAGACCCGATAGCGCCGAAGCGCCGCAATTTTCGTCCCGCCAGAACGAGGTTCTGGAACAGGCACTTCGTCTGCTTGTCGAAGGCGGCGACAAGGCGCTTACGACCTCCGGTCTGGCGCGCGCAGCGAGCTGTTCGAAGGAAAGCCTCTACAAGTGGTTCGGTGATCGCGACGGTCTGCTTGCGGCCATGATCGCCTATCAGGCAAGCAAGGTGCGCACGACGGAGCGGTCCGGCGAGAAGCTGACCGACGAGGTGCTGAAGCAGCGGCTGGACCAGTTCGCGCGCGATCTCCTGGAGGTTCTGGCGGGCGACGTTTCGCTGGCACTCAACCGGCTGGCGATCGGCCAGACGAGCCGCGACGGATCGAAGCTTGGCAAGCTTTTGGTCGAGCATGGTCGCGGCCAGATCGACCGGCGCGCGATGGCGCTGATCGACGCTGGAAAGCGGGCAGGGCTCTTGCGTTTCGACAATGCCGATGCCGCCTATCACACATTCTACGGCCTGATCGTTTCCGACCTGCATGTTCGCATGCTGCTTGGCGAACCGGGCCTGAGGGACAATGCGCGCCAGGCGGAGAGGGCGGTCGATGCCTTCCTGTCGCTTCACGGCGCGACACAGAAATCGGCGGAAACCTATCGCGTTTCCGCTGGACGATGA
- a CDS encoding fumarylacetoacetate hydrolase family protein, with protein sequence MAELKKIALELAAAHRDPTALVDADGLHDLTREQAYTVQHDTLAALGDTPTVFKVALPADGVATSSPIPSAMVADTQGTITLGGRAVDGLEIEIAARLSKDITAQTVADGVDAVLDAIDHFVVGVELLGTRFKDKDKASAFARLADLMTTGGYVIGKETLAAQPDVAGLPVTLSVDGKVVQSETARYPFTDALTPIMAAIGTVPEGFRKGSLVTTGSLSPLLMSPPKGEVSIKLGDFAPIVFRLA encoded by the coding sequence TTGGCTGAACTCAAGAAAATTGCTCTCGAACTCGCCGCGGCGCATCGCGACCCGACCGCTCTGGTCGACGCGGACGGTCTGCACGACCTGACACGGGAACAGGCCTACACTGTTCAACATGACACCCTTGCCGCGCTGGGCGACACGCCGACCGTCTTCAAGGTCGCCCTTCCCGCGGACGGAGTGGCCACCAGTTCGCCGATCCCGTCCGCCATGGTCGCCGACACACAGGGAACGATCACGCTTGGCGGCCGCGCCGTCGATGGTCTGGAAATCGAGATTGCCGCCCGTCTTTCCAAGGACATTACCGCACAGACTGTTGCCGATGGTGTCGATGCGGTTCTGGATGCAATTGACCACTTCGTCGTCGGCGTGGAGCTTCTCGGCACCCGCTTCAAGGACAAGGACAAAGCAAGCGCATTTGCAAGGCTCGCCGACCTGATGACGACGGGTGGCTACGTGATCGGCAAAGAGACCCTGGCTGCCCAGCCGGATGTCGCCGGTCTGCCGGTCACCCTTTCTGTCGATGGGAAAGTCGTCCAGAGCGAGACCGCCCGCTATCCGTTCACCGATGCGCTGACGCCGATCATGGCGGCCATAGGGACGGTTCCGGAAGGATTTCGCAAGGGATCTCTGGTGACGACAGGATCGCTCTCCCCCCTGCTCATGTCGCCGCCGAAGGGTGAGGTCTCGATCAAGCTTGGCGACTTCGCACCGATCGTGTTCCGACTCGCCTGA
- a CDS encoding NAD(P)-dependent alcohol dehydrogenase produces the protein MPIARGYAATDATSPLKPFTFERREPNEDDVVIDIKFAGICHSDIHTVRNEWKNAVYPIVPGHEIAGVVKAVGSKVTNFKVGDHVGVGCFVDSCVGCATRDLDNEQYMPGLVQTYNSVEADGKTATQGGYSDQIVVKEGYVLKIPDNLPLDASAPLLCAGITLYSPLHHWGAGPGKKVAIVGMGGLGHMGVKIGAAMGADITVLSQSLSKKEDGLKLGAKHYYATSDASTFEKLAGTFDLIICTVSAEIDWNAYLGLLKVNGTMVVVGVPENAIPVHAFSLIPARRQLAGSMIGSIKETQEMLDFCGKHNIVSEIEKINIQQVNEAYERVLKSDVRYRFVIDMASLDA, from the coding sequence ATGCCCATCGCAAGAGGCTATGCCGCGACCGACGCCACGAGCCCGCTCAAGCCCTTCACCTTCGAGCGCCGCGAACCGAACGAAGACGACGTCGTCATCGACATCAAGTTCGCCGGCATCTGCCATTCGGACATCCACACAGTCCGCAACGAATGGAAGAACGCCGTCTATCCGATCGTGCCGGGCCATGAGATCGCCGGCGTCGTCAAGGCCGTCGGCTCCAAGGTTACCAATTTCAAGGTCGGCGATCATGTCGGCGTCGGCTGCTTCGTCGATAGTTGCGTTGGCTGCGCCACCCGCGACTTGGACAACGAGCAGTACATGCCCGGTCTGGTCCAGACCTACAACAGTGTCGAGGCCGACGGCAAGACCGCGACCCAGGGCGGCTATTCCGACCAGATCGTCGTCAAGGAAGGCTATGTCCTGAAGATCCCGGACAACCTGCCGCTCGATGCCTCCGCCCCGCTGCTTTGCGCCGGCATCACGCTCTATTCCCCGCTCCATCATTGGGGCGCCGGTCCCGGCAAGAAGGTTGCGATCGTCGGCATGGGCGGCCTCGGCCACATGGGCGTCAAGATCGGCGCGGCCATGGGCGCAGACATCACGGTCCTGTCGCAGTCGCTTTCCAAGAAGGAAGACGGCCTGAAACTCGGCGCAAAGCATTACTATGCCACCAGTGATGCCTCGACCTTCGAGAAACTTGCCGGCACATTCGACCTGATCATTTGCACGGTCTCCGCCGAGATCGACTGGAACGCCTATCTCGGCCTGCTGAAGGTCAATGGCACCATGGTTGTGGTCGGCGTGCCGGAAAATGCCATTCCGGTCCACGCCTTCTCGCTCATTCCCGCCCGCCGCCAGCTGGCCGGCTCGATGATCGGCTCGATCAAGGAAACCCAGGAAATGCTGGATTTCTGCGGCAAGCACAACATCGTCTCGGAAATCGAGAAGATCAACATCCAGCAGGTCAACGAAGCCTACGAACGCGTGCTGAAAAGCGACGTCCGCTACCGCTTCGTCATCGACATGGCCTCGCTCGACGCCTGA
- a CDS encoding helix-turn-helix domain-containing protein, with protein sequence MLNGEECDMSGWDMNNCPVRDVIDRIAGKWSTLILEALAQRPYRFSELRRMVPDISQRMLTQTLRDLQRDGYIDRQVFPTKPPSVEYRMTELGHSLFAPLSRVLAWAADNHPAVKAARARYDESELA encoded by the coding sequence ATGCTGAACGGCGAGGAATGCGACATGTCCGGCTGGGACATGAACAATTGCCCGGTGCGCGACGTGATCGACCGCATTGCGGGTAAATGGTCGACGCTTATTCTCGAGGCATTGGCGCAGCGGCCTTACCGGTTCAGCGAGCTTCGGCGGATGGTGCCGGATATTTCCCAAAGAATGCTGACCCAGACTTTGCGCGACTTGCAGCGCGACGGCTATATCGACCGGCAGGTGTTTCCGACCAAGCCGCCGAGCGTGGAATATCGGATGACGGAGCTTGGCCATTCGCTGTTTGCGCCCTTGTCGCGCGTGCTGGCCTGGGCGGCGGACAACCATCCGGCGGTCAAGGCTGCTCGGGCTCGCTACGACGAGAGTGAACTGGCGTAG
- a CDS encoding AraC family transcriptional regulator — translation MTLPFNPYQEIASIAGRHATSNGETMTALDGVRISRQTSPSAPCHGSYRPCFAMVIQGAKSVQLGSDTINYGAGDYLLTSLDLPVAWRVVEASSEVPHFCMTFAISSDKVLDLMGSTGLTRPAEPVKGQRGILVNVATPELLDASVRLMRLLDRPDDIPALAPLIEREILYRILTGPAGAQLINIAVTDSHGHRIARAISWLRENFTSPLRIEELAEHVSMSASSFHHHFKSITAMTPVQYQKHLRLHEARRLMLVEGLDAGNAGHRVGYQSPSQFSREYSRLYGLSPARDMDAVRDTAG, via the coding sequence ATGACGCTGCCTTTCAATCCCTATCAGGAGATTGCCTCGATTGCCGGGCGCCATGCGACCAGCAATGGTGAAACTATGACGGCCCTGGACGGTGTGCGGATCAGCCGGCAGACGTCGCCGAGCGCACCTTGCCACGGCAGCTACCGGCCATGTTTTGCGATGGTGATCCAGGGTGCGAAAAGCGTGCAGCTGGGCAGCGATACGATCAATTACGGAGCGGGGGACTATCTCCTGACCTCGCTCGATCTTCCCGTCGCATGGCGCGTGGTGGAGGCAAGCAGCGAGGTCCCGCATTTCTGCATGACGTTCGCCATCAGCAGCGACAAGGTGCTCGACCTGATGGGATCTACGGGACTCACGAGGCCGGCGGAGCCTGTCAAGGGACAGCGTGGCATCCTGGTCAATGTCGCCACTCCCGAACTGCTCGATGCATCCGTGCGGCTGATGCGCTTGCTCGATCGTCCAGACGATATTCCGGCACTGGCGCCTTTGATCGAGCGCGAAATCCTCTATCGCATCCTGACCGGTCCGGCCGGAGCGCAACTGATCAATATCGCTGTCACCGACAGCCATGGCCACCGGATTGCCCGGGCCATCTCCTGGCTGAGGGAGAATTTCACCAGCCCGCTGCGGATCGAGGAACTGGCCGAGCATGTCAGCATGAGTGCCTCGTCCTTCCATCATCACTTCAAGTCGATTACCGCGATGACGCCCGTGCAATACCAGAAGCACCTTCGGCTGCACGAGGCCCGGCGCCTGATGCTGGTGGAAGGGCTCGATGCCGGAAATGCCGGGCATCGGGTCGGTTACCAGAGCCCGTCACAGTTCAGCCGCGAATACAGCCGGCTTTACGGCTTATCACCGGCGCGCGACATGGACGCAGTGCGCGATACAGCGGGCTGA